A genomic region of Manihot esculenta cultivar AM560-2 chromosome 15, M.esculenta_v8, whole genome shotgun sequence contains the following coding sequences:
- the LOC122721910 gene encoding uncharacterized protein LOC122721910: MSVDRRWMYERLDENGFLNSEFEIGVETFLNFAYAQVQFICQDKIRCPCSKCQNRKFQNRQDVTYHLCKSGFVGGYTKWIAHGESITHEINSEQLEEQSTDYLATTNNVNDYRSMVMEAMDINYGTVGVGSSEMGNRTMEPNLEVSKFYELLHGADVPLWEGCNNHTKLSAVSQLLNLMS; the protein is encoded by the coding sequence atgtcgGTAGATCGTAGATGGATGTATGAGCGACTAGATGAAAATGGCTTTCTTAATTCTGAATTTGAGATTGGGGTGGAGACATTTCTAAACTTTGCCTATGCACAAGTACAGTTTATATGCCAAGATAAAATTCGTTGTCCATGTTCTAAGTGTCAGAATAGGAAATTTCAGAATAGGCAAGATGTTACTTATCACCTTTGCAAAAGTGGATTTGTTGGAGGATATACTAAGTGGATTGCGCATGGTGAATCTATCACTCATGAAATAAATTCTGAACAACTTGAGGAACAATCTACTGATTATCTTGCTACAACCAACAATGTCAATGATTATAGAAGCATGGTCATGGAAGCAATGGATATAAATTATGGTACAGTTGGAGTTGGTAGTTCTGAAATGGGCAATCGAACCATGGAGCCGAACTTAGAAGTTTCAAAATTCTATGAATTATTACATGGTGCGGATGTGCCATTATGGGAAGGCTGCAATAATCATACCAAGTTATCTGCTGTATCTCAATTGCTGAACTTAATGTCATAA